The nucleotide sequence TACGGCTCGCTCCAGACGCTCGACGAGGACACCTACAACGTCACGCGCAAGCGCGGCGACGCGGGCGTCTACTCGACCATCGACTGGATCGAGGGCAACATCGGCTCGCGGCTCACCCGCTCGGACATCGAGACGGAGCTCAACGGCGACAGCTCCGAGAGCCAGATCGTCGGGGCCTTCTTCGGCCACGACGACCAGCACTTCGACGTGAACGCGCGGGTTTGGCACCAGGCCGAGCACACGACGGCCGACCTCGTCACCCGCGGCGTCCTCGACGACACCGCCCGATCGGTGTACGAGGGCGTCCAGGACGTGGGTCGCGAGGCGTGGGACACCAACTCCTACCAGCGCGAGAACACGCTCATGCTGAGCGACGACAGCGAGGCCGACGCCTCGCCGAAGCTCATCATCAACAACCACGACACCGAGGCCTCCCACTCCGCGACGGTCGGACAGGTCGACCAGGAGGACCTGTTCTACCTCACCTCGCGGACGATTCCCGAGCGGCAGGCACGGAACACCCTCGTCGAGGGCTTTTTCGTCCCCGTCCTCGAGGAGATCGAGGTCGAGGAGCTCCGCGAGGACCTCGAAGCGGAGATCACGGCTCGCCTGCGCGAGTAGGCGGTCACGGGCCGCAGGGAACGCCTTAAGTTCCCCTCGCCCCGATTGCTTCGTATGATCGTCCCGACCACACACGTTCGGAGGTGGCAGCCGTTCCGATGAGCGTCAGCCATCGGGTCGGCTCCGACCACCAGCTCGCCCGCCTCCTCCAGATCGGGATCGTCCTCGAGGAGGTCGTCGAGGCGCGGGCACACCACCACTACCAGTCGCTCGGCGCCGACCGGGAGCTCGACCCCGAAATCGAGACCTTGCTGGCCGACGCAGCCGAGGAGTCGGCCGCACACCGGGAGCGACTGGAGGACGTGATCGCCGACCTCGACGCGGAGTCGATCCCGTTCGAGGACATCGAGACGCTCGTCGAGGCCCAGTACGCCCAGACCAAACCGGACGATTTCGACGGCGTCCTCTACGATCAGCTCTGTAACGAGGAGACGGCGTACAAGTTCTACGACGACCTCGTGTCGGCCATCGAGGCCAGCGACGCGCGGTTCTCGGTGGATCGGGACCGACTCCTCGACACCCTGCGAGCCATCCGGCAGGACGAGGCCGACGGCGTCGAAGACGTAACGAAGATCATGGAGACACGCGATTAGCGATGAACACGGCAGACCAGTACCTCAAGGCGATCTACCTGATCCAGGAGATGGAAGACGGCCCGGCGGCGACGGGGACGCTCGCGGACATGCTCGACGTGAGCCCCGCCAGCGCCAACGAGATGATCGGCAAACTCGAGAGCCGGGACCTCGCGGAACACGAGAAGTACAAGGGGGTTCGCCTCACCGACGAGGGGATCGCTCGCGCCCGCGACGCGATCCAGACGTACTGCATCATCGAGCGGTTCCTCGCGAACGTCCTCGACGTCGAGGAGTTCCGCGCCGAGGCCCGTGAGCTCGAGGCCGTCATCGACGACACGGTGGCCGACCGCCTCGACACCATCATCAACCGCAACCCCAACTGTCCGGACTGCTTCGACGCCGAAACCGACGCCTGTCGGGAACTCGAAATCGAGTGCGAGCGCCCGGCGGACTGACGGAACGGCTGGATTTATACCGCGTGACCGTCGAGACGGGAACGCCGTGGTCCCACGGTGAGGGTGCAGGGCACCCGAGTCTCGCGGGACGAACGGAGTGCAGTCCCGTGGTGTAGTGGCCAATCATCTGGGCCTTTGGAGCCCAGGACGGCGGTTCGAATCCGCCCGGGACTATTTTTCAATGAAGAATACAGAGAAAATAATTCCGGCGCCGGTCACTACGCATCTTCGTCCGTCCGGAACTCGAACCGCGCACCGCCCTCGCGGCCCTCGGTGACGGAGACGGTCCAGCCGTGTGCGTCGGCGATCCGTTCGACGATGGCCAGTCCGAAGCCGGTGCCGTCCGAGGCGGTCGTGAACCCGCGCTCGAAGACGTCGTCGCGTTCGTCCGGCGGGATGCCGGGGCCGTCGTCCTCGACGGCGAAGCCGGGGGAGA is from Haloplanus salinarum and encodes:
- a CDS encoding ferritin-like domain-containing protein yields the protein MSVSHRVGSDHQLARLLQIGIVLEEVVEARAHHHYQSLGADRELDPEIETLLADAAEESAAHRERLEDVIADLDAESIPFEDIETLVEAQYAQTKPDDFDGVLYDQLCNEETAYKFYDDLVSAIEASDARFSVDRDRLLDTLRAIRQDEADGVEDVTKIMETRD
- a CDS encoding metal-dependent transcriptional regulator, with the translated sequence MNTADQYLKAIYLIQEMEDGPAATGTLADMLDVSPASANEMIGKLESRDLAEHEKYKGVRLTDEGIARARDAIQTYCIIERFLANVLDVEEFRAEARELEAVIDDTVADRLDTIINRNPNCPDCFDAETDACRELEIECERPAD
- the sufD gene encoding Fe-S cluster assembly protein SufD, translating into MSAQVPADLSEATVHEIADSRDEPDWLRETRLKALKALDHLEMPDVIQTPGRRWTDLEQLDFAELADPLTQSDDTERLTDEGVEVLSFDDAVAEHPTLLEAKFGSIIDPETDYLTALSVALFTTGTFVYVPEGVDAEDVTIRTDMNSRSLFSHTLVVTEDSSSVTILERIDSGDDVDGARYYSNLVEVDAGENSYVQYGSLQTLDEDTYNVTRKRGDAGVYSTIDWIEGNIGSRLTRSDIETELNGDSSESQIVGAFFGHDDQHFDVNARVWHQAEHTTADLVTRGVLDDTARSVYEGVQDVGREAWDTNSYQRENTLMLSDDSEADASPKLIINNHDTEASHSATVGQVDQEDLFYLTSRTIPERQARNTLVEGFFVPVLEEIEVEELREDLEAEITARLRE